TGTTCAACACAGCAGAAAAAAGCACTGTCATAATGCCGTAATACCAAAGTAAATTGACCGGCTCCCCATTTGACGCTTTAGTGAGTTTGACTGCAATCCAGGTAAAAAGACCTGACTTTGAAGTCACATCGACGAATAAACTGGAGCCGACTATAATGGCGATGACACCCCAGTCCACTGCGGGGATATACACGGGCATTTCTATTTGATGACCGCCCGGGATAATCACGTGGCCGAAAGGCAAAATATGCATGAAACCACCCGCAAGAAGGGCGATAACGGCAAAGACACCAACAATGAGAGATTTTTTAGCGTGAATTTTTTCTTCTAATGCCAGGCTAAGGATCATTAAAACCAACAACCCGGTAAAGAGTAAGGTGGTGGCATTGGAAACCGGGTGAGTGGCTTGTTCGGCAACGGCTGTCAGGGTTTCTGGTATCATTATTGTTGTTTCCTTATAACATCAAAAGAGGAATTTGCCGAACTTCAACGGCTAACGGATAAGCCAGGCCATGCATCGCCATTTGGTCGCCGTCTTTGGTATTGATAACCAACAAGTCGACCTTTTTTTCATTAATGTGTTTTAAGTAGTCTTTCAATTGGTGGCCGAATTCCACAATGGACTTTACTTCAATCGAACGGTTTAATTTAGCCAATTCAGTATTTACCGACTGGATATATTCGGTCGGCCCTTTCAGCAATTGCCGGCCAAGTTTTTGTTTAGCATCTTCAGTATCAATCGTTGGTATTTTACTAATGGCTTCAATCACGCGATCAAAATAAACCTGGTTTTCGATATGGGATAAATAAAAACTGCCCGATTCATCGACAAAAGCTATGCCGTATTGCACCAGATGATGGTCATTGACCATGTGATCGGTTACTACCATCACCGAACTACATTTATCTAGCGCACTATCGCGAGCATAATCCGCTTTGGGGTGAGGAATAACAAGCACCGGTACTTTTGTCTTTTGTAACATAACGTCCAGGTGCTCACCAAGACTAAAAGGGTGGAGCCAGGTTTCACTATGTAAATTGCGATAAGTAATGATCAGATCCGTCGTGGAGCGGTTTACTAATTCTAGCAGGTCTTCTGCGGATTTAAAGTCATTCCGGTTAGCGGTGTTCCAATCTATATTTTGAGATTGGCCTAGATTATGACAAAAATCTTTCACCTGGTTCAACAAAAAATTAGCAGCCTCAGCATCTAAATCAGTCATCAAAAACACAGATTTAATCTTTATATCCTGATGCAGATAGGTTTCTTTAATCGCTGAACGAAAGGCACTTTCAAACTCGTCGACTTTCAACATGATGGTGTATCTTTTCTTTGTTGTGGGTTAAGCCTACCTCAAAATATAGGTCAAAATTAATGGGAAACGGTTTGGCCGATCAATTTTATGTGGTTCCTTTCAATCTTGCCAACCGCCTTCTAGCATCGATTAAATCGAAGTCAGGAGATATTTTCGGTTCTACGATATTGTATGGTACTAGTTGAGAAATCCAAAATCAATGGTTTTTTGACTTTATTTGGATATTTGGATGGATAGATAATTTTTTAGATTGGGAATTTATTTTCAAATGGAAGGCCACAAGAAACCACCAGCGAAAATCGGTTACGTTAAAGTTTCGTTAAATTAATGGCCGCAAGATCAACTGACCACCCCCCTTCAACATCTTCAACAGGACCAATTGAAGTCCAGCCTGGCGTCTAATCATCAGGGAAATTCATATGGCTGACGAGAGCTTCAAATCGCGGATCATCACGAATACTGTCATACCAAGGATTGGTTTTTATATTAGATATCCTCTTGTTTTTTTCGAGCCATTCAAAGGCCATATCCTTATCCCCTAATCCGATATAAATCTGTGCAATATACTTAGGAGGGATGTAGGTCTTTTTCTCTTTCTCTAAGAGGTAGTCCAATATTTGTTTAGCCCTGTCTGGATAACCTGCAACAGCATAAGTGTAGGCCAGAGCCCAGTTTGTACCGGGGCTTTTGACTTTCCTAGAAAGAAATTCTGCAATCGCTTCCTGATACATGCCTTTTTGCTCATAAGCCCTTGCCAACCACCATTTGGGATTGATTGCTTCGGGTTCAAGCTCCAGTACATTGCGATATGCATCAATCGCCTCATCATATCGGCCCGCATAAAAAAACACGTTACCTAAATTCGTATTTATACTAAGGGAGAGCGGATCGAGGCGCTGTGCAATCACCATCTCTCTTATGGCTTCTTCATGGCGTCCTAAGTTGGACAATAAATCACTGTATGATGCATGGTAGCCTGCAGAACTTGAATTTAGTCTGATCGCTTTTCTGAGATATTCTTCTCTCTCAAGCCAATCAAAACTCTCCTGAAATCTGATATCGGACAGTGTAGCATATGCATCGCCAAGGGTGCTATCAATTTCCAGTGCCTTTTGCAGGAATGACTTAGCCTTAGGGAGGACTGACTCTCTTGACGCGTAGCCCGTGTTTGCATATCTTAAATAGGCATTGGAAAGACCCACATACGCCAACGCGAAATCAGGGTCAATTTCAATCGCTTTTTGTAGATGCTCAAAACCCTTTTCAGTCGTCTCTCTTGTCGTAGATTTTTCCATCTGATATTGGGCTCTTAGATAAAGTTGGTTGGCTTCCGGATTGACCAGGCGGACTTGCTTCAGACGCTTCTGTTCTTCGGGCGTTACGGTAATCTTGATCTCCCTGGCGATCTCTGACGCAACTTCGCTCGAAAGAATTAAAAAGTTAGTCAGTTGGCGGTCAAAATTGTTGGCCCATAGATGCCGCTCCGGAGATAGCCCAATTAGCTGTACTGAAATTCGAACTTGATCATCGAACTGGATCACAGAGCCTTCTAATATTGACTTTACATTCAGCTCTTTTGCGATTGTCGACAATGGTTTTCTTACATCTTTATATTGCATGACAGATCTTCTGGAAATGACCCGCAATGCACTTATTTTTGAAAGCTCCGTTATGATCGCATCGGTCATCCCATCCACAAAATACTCCTGCTCCGAATCCATTGAGAGGTTTTCTAAGGGTAAAACAGCAATGGAATCAATTGGCTCGGCTGATTTGTGTCGGAATATACTAAACAGAATAATAGTTAGCAAACCCACGGCAGCCACGCCAATAGAAATTCGTGTCATTTTTTTGGTTCGAGAACTTACCCTAACGGATTTCGGTGTAACTTTGGCAGTTGCATACTCTTCATTGATTTTCTTCAGATCAACAATTAGATCAACCATATTTTGGTAACGACCCGATGCATCTTTTTCTAAGCACTTACTGACAATCCGCTCAAGTTCCATCGGGATGCCGGTGCGAAGAGCTGTGACCGGCTCAGGATCTTCGTTCATAACCGAATAAGTTATCGCCGGATCGTAGTCGCCCTTAAAAGGCAGCTGGCCAGTCAGCATCTCATACAATAGGACACCTAATGAGAAAATATCACTGCGATGGTCCACTTCGTCGCCCCGAGCC
This sequence is a window from candidate division KSB1 bacterium. Protein-coding genes within it:
- a CDS encoding protein kinase — protein: MIGQTISHYKILDKLGEGGMGVVYKAEDTNLKREVAIKFLPRQIAANEEEGKRFKIEAQAAAALNHANIATIYNIEEVDDEMFIVMEYIKGQELKDKIEAGPIPIYDTLNLAIQIAQGLQAAHEEGVVHRDIKSANIMLTLKGSVKIMDFGLAKISGKTKLTKEGTTLGTVAYMSPEQARGDEVDHRSDIFSLGVLLYEMLTGQLPFKGDYDPAITYSVMNEDPEPVTALRTGIPMELERIVSKCLEKDASGRYQNMVDLIVDLKKINEEYATAKVTPKSVRVSSRTKKMTRISIGVAAVGLLTIILFSIFRHKSAEPIDSIAVLPLENLSMDSEQEYFVDGMTDAIITELSKISALRVISRRSVMQYKDVRKPLSTIAKELNVKSILEGSVIQFDDQVRISVQLIGLSPERHLWANNFDRQLTNFLILSSEVASEIAREIKITVTPEEQKRLKQVRLVNPEANQLYLRAQYQMEKSTTRETTEKGFEHLQKAIEIDPDFALAYVGLSNAYLRYANTGYASRESVLPKAKSFLQKALEIDSTLGDAYATLSDIRFQESFDWLEREEYLRKAIRLNSSSAGYHASYSDLLSNLGRHEEAIREMVIAQRLDPLSLSINTNLGNVFFYAGRYDEAIDAYRNVLELEPEAINPKWWLARAYEQKGMYQEAIAEFLSRKVKSPGTNWALAYTYAVAGYPDRAKQILDYLLEKEKKTYIPPKYIAQIYIGLGDKDMAFEWLEKNKRISNIKTNPWYDSIRDDPRFEALVSHMNFPDD